The region TTAATGTCTCGATAGTTCTTTCCCTCTATATGTTTCCTCTTCCACTAAAAAAAATTTGTATTACAAAATTTCTATACTCAGTATTGCAAAAATTCTACTACACTTTTAATCAGTCCCTCTTTAAGAAAAAAATTTAAGGTAAAATATTTACTTAGGTAATTACCTTATGTTGGTCACTAATCATAACCCATCCTTCACCTTCTCCTTCCCCTTCCTTATCAATCCTCAGGTCTTTCTTCAAAAGCTCAAAAAATCATGACCATGTTTTGTTTTTCCACTCTCAACTTGAGCCCATGCAATTGGAAACATTTGATTTTTACCAACTCTAATAGCAATAAGTATTTGACCCTGCACCATGCCCTTCAAAAAACATGTATCTATGCCTATAATCTTTCTATATCTAGTCAAAAAAACCTTATTTACAAGCTACGAATCACACATAGAGTCTCCAAAATCTTTGTTTCCCATATGATAAATTATTCGTAATTAGTTCCATAGTGCTTCCTTCATTCTGATCTTTTCATCAATCTCTTGCACATAATCCCACATCCTAGCATATTCTTAATTTACCTCTCCATATATACTTTCCATTGCCAAAACCTTAGCTTTCCTACACATGGTTGTGTGAACATCATAACCCAACTCCATCTTCACGAAACTTTGTATCCTACTTGGTATCATATCAGGTATAACTATAAAACTATTATGATAATGCCTAGATATCCTGTCAGAAGTAAGCCTCATATTTTGATAGGTTATCGTGTAAGTATGTTGATCCTGAAAAGTTTGATAGAAAATATATTTTCATTGTCATTTTATGCATGGATCCTCTAGATACACCCGTTTACACATCTTAAAGTAACCCTACCATTATCATTTCTCGTATATATTAAATTTCTACGTGTGAGAATGGCCAAGTCATCTATGATTCTTCTAAATTGCTGAAGACTTTCATCAAAGTACATTCCAATCTTGAAGTGAGGAATCTTACATCATTTATCAAACCTTGAAAATCTTTACCATCTGATCCAAACTCAAAACTATTATCAATCACTTTATACATCATTCTCCATATCAACTTCATCTCTTGTTATTGATGGGCGAGTTGAAAGTTGTGTCAATTGATGACGATATAGATGCAATTCAACAAGCAACACCTCACGCCTATTTATTCATCCTAATAGAATTTTTTAATCTTTCCCTAGCCTCTTGAAGCTTGTCATCATCAACCATGCAATATGAAAGAACTTCCATGTCGTCATTCATTTCACCCTCAACATCTACAAGGCCATCAATGTGGGCATTTAGACCATCTTATGGTCATAAGCTCCCTCATCATCTAAATCCTCAATATGTATTCAACCCCCATTTCAAATATTTTGGGCCATCGTAGTTCATATGATTCAATCCCATCAAAATTATTAAGCATCTCATCACCATGACTTGTGAATACATGCATATCACAAACTCGGAAAAAAATTTCACCGCAGCCCCGTGAACTTGAGTCATGTAAAGTTGTCTTAAACCAAAATTAGGGATCTTGTAGTAAACCTTGAATTGAGCTTCTTCGTAGTTTTCTTGTTTCATTGTCCTAACGTCCGCATATGAAACAATATCAACATCTAATTGTCACGTATATAGTGTTTCCTTGACTAAGTAAGTACGACACTTAGCTAAAATTATCCTGAAAAAGCTGAGTCAGCCTTTAGACCCTTAGCGAAGGCTTTAGAATGACTAAAGAGCTTGGAAAATGTGTTAGAATGTAGAGATCTTTGTTagctataaaaatgacttgtattgCTCTCAAATCTTGTGTGCATTACAAATGAGGGGTTCACCCCTTTATATAAGCTTCAAGTATTCTGGAGAATTTTATACAAGAGAGTTACAGAGTATGTACAAGAGAATTCTAAAGAGTCTAGAAGTTTTAGAACATGTAAGAAGCCTTCTATAAGTGTATAGATTCTTTCGGAGAATTCTAGCACAAGGCGGAGTCTTCAAGTCGGTTCCGACCTGATCTAGTCGATTCTACCACATTCTGAAACTATCTCAAGCAATTTGGAGACTTCTAGAACACTCCGGAGAGTTGAGCGAGCAAAATGTGACATAAAATCACTTGCATCTCTTTGCCTCCAACACAATATCCATTAACAATAGATCCCCATGATGGATAACAACAATACCTTCCCCAAACATCCTTCATAATTAATAAGGATGCAATGAGAAAAAAGAAATATTAAAGAGAAAAGAAACAATACGTGTTTCATGATAGCAAAATTATCCATCTAATCAATTAAATGTCTTATGGATTGACAAAGAGATGGGTCAAAATTTTCAACTCCAAGAATCATCATGAAGTAACCAACAATACCATTTCTCATTAAAGCCAAATGCAAACGAGCtaaatatatcaattttttttttcagttttcaaTTTTACATTATAAAATTGCAGTCTGCAGTTTGTTCGTTCCACTTCCCTAAAAAATTACGTGTCTACATGAACTTTAAAAAATTAAATGATTGATGAGCAGCCCAATATATTCATGACCATTAAAGTTAGAAGTGTAGTTCTGGGAATGACGAGTGATGAATATTTCATTGTAATTTTAAgggaaattaacttaaattaaagaaAAGAATAACAATTTGAGTGTTTCCAAATGAATAAATAATGTTGGGTTATAACTTAAGAAGACGAAGGCACTCAATCTGCAAGCTTCGTCTTCTTCAACATTGGCGCTAGGAAGGAACTTTGTCTCCCGCTCTCAACTTTTCAAAccctaaaattattagtttttatttttcttattattttatcTATGTTGTAGTTAAATAGATTGAAAAGAAGAGAGTTGGAAACGACGTCGTGCGTTGGTTTGATGAAGGAAGAGAATATAGTTTGATTCGGTTCAATATATAGTCTAGGTTAACTTTAATTTTTATTTTGGTTCATTTTAAATGGCATGGATCATTATGTGGCAAGTGTAATCTTACATGGAGATAAATTAGCACACATGTTCTCTTTTTTGTCACAACGTATGAGACACGTTATCAAAAAAGTAAGCGAGACTGATAGAGGCCCTTTTGGACCAAAATATTTCCGACACAAAAAACCACATAACGCTTTTCGATACAGAGAGTTCTCGATCACATTTTGCTCGTCACGACccttattattatattatcctaAAATGGTCAGTGGCCGGATTATATAACTATGTCATGTACttcatcaaacatatatataatccaATTTAGGAATTATTGTGAGAATGGAATAAAATTTTCGATGCTTTGAAGATACATTCTAAATCATATCAAATACAATGAATATCATATCACATGTTGTAATTAACACACCTATGTATATAAAAGGAAAGATGAGACATAAAGCATATtatatactattaattataattttgttctaaacaTTAAGTTCAGTTCGATAAGTTAGGACTTGGATTGGATTGGACTAATTTGCTTAGTCCCACGTTTGATATGATGAACTGGACTAAAAAATTAGTCCATGGACTATTTTTACATGTAAGTCTAATCCGTCCGAAACTATAGGATTGGGCTGGATTATGAAACCTTTGACCAACATACCCCCGCTATGATTAAAAAAACTACATAAATCCAATAACCAAAAAAAACTCTTTTCTCTTCACTCTCCGTCGAGTACCACTCTCACCGCCTCTCTCATCGCTGCCTTTGGGTCCgccgctctctctctctctcgatcGTGCTGCATCTCTATCTTAGATCTACTCAGAAACAAAGCCTTTGTTTCTCTCTCATTTATGACGCCCATCTCTATTAACTTGAATTTGTGATTTAACTATGATGGCTATTGGATCTAAATATTTTATTTTTCATGCTTTGATTTCTTGTAGGTTTATATTTTGTTTCGTGGTTCATTGCTAATAACTTTATCATTGTTTTATGATTTGTTAATTTTTATGAGCTTCGAGTATGTTTGATGAATTTTCATGATTTACTTGGATGGTTGATTTAGAGTTTACAAGATAAGTGTGCAACAATGTTGAATAGTAGAGTAAGAATTAAAACAAAATTGATTATCTCGATTACCCTTTTTTCTTTTCCTTCGTTCTCCTATGACTCATTTATTTATAATTCGTGTCTTAAATTCTTATTAATATGACTCATTTCTTTTTATATATGACTACTACTACTATATTATTAGAAGAAGTGTAGATAAACTATTGTCATGTAGGACCTGTACTGAATGGTTTGTACCTAAATCATTTATCTATACTCTAGAACCAAAAAGGAAGAATGCAATTCACATAAATAGATTTAAACTTGTTGCTGTTGGACTTGCTCAAGGTCAAAAATACGCACATAGATGATAATTTTCATTCCTTGAACTAGCAGCTCTTGTATGAAATTTGGTTGCACTAACAGACTATAAAATAATCTAGGATATACTGAATGAGTCTATGTGAATCAATCTTCGATATTGACAATCATGTCACACAGTTATTGAAAATCAATCAAATAATGCTCATGTTTTTCACATTATTTAATTTTACAGTTACACTTAAATTTCATTGGTAAGATTCTTTTTGTATGGATTCCTCAATGAGCATCTGTAGTGCAGAAATGACATTGGCAGGAGCCGGACCGGACAGGTTGGCTCGACTGGGTCTCTACCCGGATAGAGAGCTAGTCAGCCGGACGGCCCAGAGGCAGCAGTAGAGTCCCGAAAGTAAAGTACATTCTAAAGTTGACTTAATGGAGCCTTAAAATAAGGATAGTTAGAGTTATACCTTAATTAGAATATTGAGACATAAAGAATCCCTTAATTAATGGAGATTGATTCCTATACAATATCAAGAAGGTCACACTCTTAAACCCTAATTCTCTCCTATATATTCTACTGTTCACAGAGAATAAAGAACAAGGAGATACATTCTAGAGACACTCTAGAAAACCTTATCCATGAGAGAAATCACCTAAACATTGAGCAGTTACGCACCCTTGACTTCGGTCTCGAAAGAAGGAAGGCTCCGACTAGCCAACAAGCAGGCGATGACCATGCTACCTCCCCTCGTGGGATAGGGGAAAACCATTCTCGAGGGGAGAGGTCACCTGTGCCTTGAGATCCCCGCATCTAGTCGCTGCCAGAAAATGCGTTTCTCCTCTCGAGACGCCTTGCCCCATGGGGACACTCAGGACATCCCGTCCCAAGAGGGGTGGTCCCTAGCACGACGACTGGTTCTGTCGCCGAGGAGATCTCCCAAGCCCTCGCCCCCATCGGTGGAGATGCCTCCTTTAGGGCGGAGGATTACAAAGGTAGACCTCGATCAGAGCATATGTGCACCACTCGGCCAGAAGCGTCGGTCCCTAGCCTACTGAGGGACCCCTGCAATTATGGCTTCTCAGACGAGTACTCCCATACCGATTCTCGGCGTGGAAGGTCGCCCCTACGTCCTGATAGTAGATTTAGGCGCGACCATAGGGGACATAGGCTGGCGAGTCCTCTGGAAGTATACGAGAGGTATACAAAAGGAGCTGTAGGATATTCCTTACATGACACATGGTCTAGCCGCCATCGCTTTAACAACGGGAACTACTAGCAATGCTCTTAGGGCCAACTTGGCTAGGGTGGCACCTAGGAACTTTTTGGAGTTGCAAGCCCACGCGGGAGACGAGATTCTAGCCGAAGAAGCTTGCGCAGGAAATCCTGACAAAAACCCAAGAGCTTGGCCGAAATAAAACAGACGAGAAAAATTAAGTGCTTGATGAGAAGCCCACCGTTGCTTCATGTGTAATTGTCGAATTTTCGACCTACGACTATATTCTCCtttttattaatattgaaataaaaacttgtttataaaaaaaaacaatTCGTGTTTCATGATAGCAAAATTATCCATCTAATCAATTAAATTTCTTACAATTTGATAAGGAGATGGATCAAAATTTCAACTCCAAAAATCATCATGAAGTAATTAATATTGCCATTTCTCGTCAAAGCCAAATGCAAACAAGCTATATATATCCATCTTGTTTTCAATTTTCAATTTTACACTTAAAAACTACAGTTTGTTTGTTCCACTTCCCGTGAAAGTTATGCATGTACACGAACTTCAACAAATAAAGTGCTTGATGAGCCACCCAATATATTAATAACCATTATTAAATTAGAAGTGAAGTTCTGAGAATGACGAACGATAAGTATTTCATTTCAATTTTGTGGAAAATTAACTTAATTAAGAAAAAAAATAACAATTGAGTGTTTCTAAATGAATAAATAATGTTGGTTTATACCTTAAGAAGGCAAAGACATTCAATCGTCAAATTTCGTCTTCTTCAACATTAGCGCTATAAGGAAGGAACTTCGTCTCCCACTCTCAACTTTTTAAATTCTAAAATTACTAAGCCTTTAATTTTTTACTGTATTATCTACGTTGTAGTTAGATAGATAGAGGAGAAGAGAGTTGAAAACGATGTCTTGTGTTGGTTTAGTAAAGGAAGAGACATTGATTCGGTTCAATATATAATTTAGGTTCAGTTTATTTTTTTTGATTCAATTTAAATGACATGGATCATTATGTGAAATTATGATCTTATGTCAAGATGAATCAACGCACATGTTTTCTTTTTTGTCACAATATATGAGACACGTCATAAAAAAACAATTAAAATTTATGGATGTCTTTCCGGACCAAAATATTTTCAAGAGCTATGAAACGCTTTTTTCCATACATGGAGTTCCCGATTGCCCGACACCAACCTTAAAAGTACATCATCGGGTTCAAATTTTTAAAGGGCTACTGGCCGGATTATATAATTATGTCATGTACTTCATCAAACATATATAAGCCAATTGAAATTTTTTTATGAGAATGGAGTAAAGCTTTTTATGCTTATTTTTTTAAAGTTAAGTTTTTTATGCTTTGAAGATGCTATCTAAATCATATCAAATAAAATGAATAACATATCACATGTTATAATCAACACACCTATATATATACAAGGAAAGATGAGATAGAAAGCATCATATACTATTAATTAAAAAAATTGGTCCAAACATTAATTATCTCAGTCTTGGTTCCCTAATATTTTCATTTTAATGATctagagaaaaaaaatataaaatgggGTCAAAGCTTAGGGTCCTTATAGAAAGAATTAAGATGTATGTAATCATGTAAACAATTCGAGATGCAGTCCCTGAAAATAAACTTAATGGCAAATTAATTAGTCTGATATTAAGACCTTAGATTTAGAGAGTGTAGAAATTGTAGAAccgatttgatgtatatatattaatcaCACCTCATTTCTAGGACCAAAAGATTGATGGAAAACATATCAAACTATAAAATCAAAGCATTTGGGAtcttcaaaaaataaaaataaaaatttagcatTTGAAAAATCCATGGAATTTGTTCAAAAGGACCATCTTTCCGAATGCAAGACATTGATAATATAATAAAGGTCCAAGCAAAAAGGCACGACATCAATATGGCTAATTTGGATATTGAAAATAGTAGcataatcatatttttattttggAATTCAGCTCCTTGATAGACAAACATTTTTGTCGCTTTGAGGATTCATACATTTCCTTAAGATACCCCATCAAACGGGGCATTcttatatttattcattattaCTACTTACAACAGTTTACATTTTGTATTGTGTTTAGTATATAGTTTACTCTCTCTGAGACTGTGACCTTGAGCTCTGAAGCAATGTAGCTTCCTCTCTGTTGAACTTGAGTCTCCTAGCTTCTTCCCTTGAAATCCTGAACGAGTTCATCAACACTTCTTCCGGAATGGCCTTGTCACCGAAACTCGTCCGGCAAGTTGGCTGACCTTAGCATTCTCGTTAGTCTTGAACGAAACCCACTCGAATCCCTCGCTGGTTGCCTGCTTCGTGACAGCGTAGTTCTGAGGTACAACCAATATTTGACCTTCTCTAAGTTGTCCGTTGAATACTTGATGACCGTTGTTATCGACCATCTGGCATCGGCAACTGCCACGTGTCACGTAAATGATGCTGTGTGCATTGACGTTCCAGTGTGGTGCATAGATACCGTTCTGCACATTTATACAAAACCATTCGCCATTCATTATTAATTACTCCATTCGTATAAAAATACATGATGTTTTGCATCTACGATTGCGAAAGGGAGTACGCATTTCTTACCCTGTACAGGAATCCGTGCTCAGCGCTAAGTTGTAGGTGGCTTAGGATGGGAAGATTGTAGCTATTGACGCTGGTGATTCGTCCAGCACGTGGATTGTAAACATCAGCACGTTTTGGGTCAGCAATGTTGTGATTAAGTCTCATTGAGCAAAATGTCTCCTCTAAGCCATTGTCGAACCTCCTCTCGTGTtcgtattcttcttcttcttcttcttgtcgtGGCCTAATAACATCGAAACTTTCCTTGGCGCGGACGATTATGCCCCTGTTATCATTTTCTCCCTGAAGTCTCTTTGCGAGTTGAGCGTCGATGTTGAAAGCGTCGGCCAATGTCCTCGTCTCCATTCCGCAGAAGACATTGTTGCATTGACTTCTAGAATATTCGCTCTCCCTTTCGCGCTGTTCTTCTCCTAGTCTACCTTGGATTTCTTGTTGTGGGTTTCGCCCAGGAAGAATTTCTGAAAAATAATTATCAGACAATTAAATATCGTTACATTAACAAAATCGACCATATTTAATTAATAGTAGTACGTTTAAAAAAAATGGTTAAATCTTCTAAATAGACTTGATTAAAAGTAAATACTGTAACATTATTTTGTACCCTGTAGTTGTGGTCGAGCTGATTAGCGAAATTGCTCTGGTCAACAAGTGAGACCAAGACAAGCTGGGATTGACCATTGTTGTAAATCCAGTGTGATGTTCCAGCTGGCAATGCGATGACGTCACC is a window of Rutidosis leptorrhynchoides isolate AG116_Rl617_1_P2 unplaced genomic scaffold, CSIRO_AGI_Rlap_v1 contig296, whole genome shotgun sequence DNA encoding:
- the LOC139882644 gene encoding LOW QUALITY PROTEIN: legumin B-like (The sequence of the model RefSeq protein was modified relative to this genomic sequence to represent the inferred CDS: inserted 2 bases in 2 codons); amino-acid sequence: MAYSSLLYLSFCFLVLLNGCYSQMEFSRQSQRGMRHRRGLERFRTECQLSNIDALQPNRKIKSEAGVTEIWDQNQEELHCAGVVVVRHKFEQRGLLLPSFNNAPQLMYIVQGRGIHGAQFPGCPETFQSPQQQSQYQRRQTSGDEHQKVRQFREGDVIALPAGTSHWIYNNGQSQLVLVSLVDQSNFANQLDHNYRKFFLGXNPQQEIQGRLGEEQRERESEYSRSQCNNVFCGMETRTLADAFNIDAQLAKRLQGENDNRGIIVRAKESFDVIRPRQEEEEEEYEHERRFDNGLEETFCSMRLNHNIADPKRADVYNPRAGRITSVNSYNLPILSHLQLSAEHGFLYRNGIYAPHWNVNAHSIIYVTRGSCRCQMVDNNGHQVFNGQLREGQILVVPQNYAVTKQATSEGFEWVSFKTNENAKVSQLAGRVSVXKAIPEEVLMNSFRISREEARRLKFNREEATLLQSSRSQSQRE